A genomic segment from Pseudomonas mendocina encodes:
- a CDS encoding NAD(P)/FAD-dependent oxidoreductase — MHEVDTLIIGAGALGLACTARLGTPDTLILEAEGLIGSHTSSRNSEVIHAGLYYPPGSLKAELCLEGRERLYAWCNQYDVAHRRIGKLLVAVQENEVDKLEALASNAEASGVNDLQAISQSHLYELEPALRGVRALLSPSTGIIDSHAYLQSLLAVAESRGAQLVLHSRVEHLQRDGDAWIASGHSAGEPFTLRAQRVINAGGPFAQCLASTIEDLPVPPLHLCQGRYFSYSGRSPFSRLIYPMPEANTAGLGIHATLDLAGQLRFGPDVRWLDALDYQVDESLRTLFASAIARYFPAIDASRLQPGYAGVRAKLSGPGEPAADFLIQTPADHRLPGLVNLFGIESPGLTASLAIAERVAGTL, encoded by the coding sequence ATGCACGAAGTCGATACCCTGATCATTGGCGCCGGCGCCCTCGGCCTGGCCTGCACCGCTCGCTTGGGCACGCCTGACACGCTGATTTTGGAGGCGGAAGGGCTGATTGGCAGCCACACGTCCAGTCGCAACTCCGAGGTTATTCATGCCGGCCTGTATTACCCACCCGGCTCGCTCAAGGCCGAGCTATGCCTGGAGGGGCGCGAACGTCTGTACGCCTGGTGCAACCAATACGACGTGGCGCATCGGCGTATCGGCAAGCTGCTGGTGGCAGTACAGGAGAACGAAGTCGACAAGCTCGAGGCTCTGGCCAGCAACGCCGAGGCCAGCGGCGTGAACGATCTGCAAGCCATAAGCCAGTCGCATCTGTACGAACTGGAACCCGCCCTGCGTGGCGTACGCGCCCTACTCTCGCCGAGCACCGGCATCATCGACAGCCATGCCTATCTACAATCGCTGCTGGCGGTGGCGGAGAGTCGCGGCGCACAACTGGTGCTGCACAGTCGAGTCGAACACCTGCAGCGCGACGGCGACGCCTGGATCGCCAGCGGCCACAGCGCCGGCGAGCCCTTTACCCTGCGCGCACAACGCGTAATCAACGCCGGCGGTCCCTTCGCCCAGTGCCTGGCCAGCACCATCGAAGACCTTCCGGTACCGCCGCTGCACCTGTGCCAGGGGCGCTACTTCAGCTACAGCGGGCGCTCGCCGTTTTCCCGCCTGATCTATCCCATGCCTGAGGCCAACACCGCCGGCCTGGGCATCCACGCCACCCTCGACCTCGCTGGACAGCTGCGTTTCGGCCCGGACGTGCGCTGGCTGGATGCGCTCGACTATCAGGTAGACGAAAGTCTGCGCACACTCTTCGCTAGCGCCATTGCCCGCTACTTTCCGGCAATCGATGCGTCCCGCCTGCAACCCGGCTACGCCGGAGTGCGCGCCAAGCTCAGCGGGCCCGGGGAACCGGCTGCCGACTTCCTGATCCAAACCCCTGCCGACCACCGTCTGCCGGGCCTGGTCAACCTGTTCGGCATCGAATCGCCAGGGCTGACAGCCAGCCTGGCCATTGCCGAGCGGGTCGCAGGAACCCTGTAA
- a CDS encoding AsmA family protein, translated as MKALGKILGLFLLGLLLIVVALLFALTHLFDPNDYKDEIRQIAHDKANLDLQLKGDIGWSLFPWLGLELTDATLASADTPDKPFADLRMIGLSVRVMPLLRKEVQMSDIRVDGLNLNLQRDDKGHGNWEGVGRPAQASTTQPAPSEQAPSGDTPPSQPSEKPAGQPLKLDIDSLTLSNSRVDYSDAQKGQQFTVENIELKTGAIREGASIPVKFSAFFGTNQPVLRARSEVEGQLRFDRALKRYQFEDLKLAGEASGEPLKGKTLNFSAQGQLLLDQAANIAEWNGLKLSANQMRALGEIKARELGEDAKISGGLSIASLNLREFLDGIGVQLPAMQAGDALNQFELVSRLNGSSKGMMFEELNLKLDGSTFTGKLGVADVSKQALRVDLKGDKLDLDRYLPPKAKDSAAAARKAEVKESIAGAGKDGTTPLPKPPTQQAWSNEKVLPVDQLRKLDLQLALSLGQLTYDKHPLTDVNLKANGRGGLITLEEARGKLQGGSFAGSGRIDVRQAEPMISVEKRLSRIPLEPLLKKDDQPSPIKGLLDLDAKFNTRGNSQKEWVEALNGNASFVLNDGVLVDANLEQQLCRGIATLNRKSLSNPPTGKDTPFRELTGSLSVRDGVAHNPDLKAQVPGLAVSGNGDLDLRVLGLDYRVGITIEGDKREMPDPACQVNERYVGIEWPLRCRGPLELGAKACRLDQDGLGKIAARLAGNKLTEKLEEKLGDKVSPDLKDALKGLFNR; from the coding sequence ATGAAAGCGCTCGGCAAGATCCTGGGCCTCTTCCTTCTCGGCTTGCTGCTGATCGTAGTGGCGCTGCTGTTCGCCCTGACTCATTTGTTCGACCCCAACGACTACAAGGACGAAATCCGCCAGATCGCCCACGATAAGGCTAACCTCGACCTGCAGCTCAAGGGCGACATCGGCTGGAGCCTGTTCCCCTGGCTGGGTCTGGAGCTAACCGATGCGACCCTGGCCAGCGCCGACACCCCGGACAAGCCCTTCGCCGACCTGCGCATGATCGGCCTGTCGGTGCGCGTGATGCCACTGCTGCGCAAGGAGGTGCAGATGAGCGACATCCGCGTCGATGGCCTCAACCTCAACCTGCAGCGCGACGACAAGGGCCATGGCAACTGGGAAGGCGTCGGTCGCCCGGCCCAGGCCAGTACAACGCAGCCCGCGCCCAGCGAACAGGCGCCGAGTGGCGACACGCCACCGAGCCAGCCAAGCGAAAAGCCGGCCGGCCAGCCATTGAAACTGGACATCGACAGCCTGACCCTGAGCAACTCTCGCGTTGACTACAGCGACGCACAGAAGGGCCAGCAATTCACCGTCGAGAACATCGAGCTGAAAACCGGCGCCATTCGCGAAGGCGCCAGTATTCCGGTCAAGTTCAGCGCTTTCTTTGGCACCAATCAGCCGGTGCTGCGTGCGCGCAGCGAAGTGGAGGGCCAACTGCGTTTCGACCGTGCTCTCAAGCGCTATCAGTTCGAAGACTTGAAACTGGCCGGCGAAGCGTCCGGCGAGCCGCTCAAGGGCAAGACGCTGAATTTCTCAGCCCAGGGCCAATTGCTGCTCGACCAGGCGGCCAACATCGCCGAGTGGAACGGCCTGAAGCTCTCCGCCAACCAGATGCGCGCCCTCGGTGAGATCAAGGCGCGCGAACTGGGCGAGGACGCGAAGATCTCCGGCGGGCTGTCCATCGCCTCGCTCAACCTGCGCGAGTTCCTCGACGGCATCGGCGTCCAATTGCCGGCCATGCAGGCTGGCGATGCCCTTAACCAGTTCGAGCTGGTCAGCCGCCTGAATGGTTCGAGCAAGGGCATGATGTTCGAAGAGCTCAACCTCAAACTCGACGGCAGCACCTTCACCGGCAAACTCGGCGTGGCCGATGTCAGCAAACAGGCGCTGCGCGTCGACCTCAAGGGCGACAAGCTCGACCTCGATCGCTACCTGCCGCCCAAAGCCAAGGACAGTGCCGCAGCTGCGCGCAAGGCCGAGGTCAAGGAGAGCATCGCCGGCGCCGGCAAGGACGGCACCACGCCCCTGCCCAAGCCGCCGACTCAACAGGCCTGGAGCAACGAGAAAGTGCTACCTGTGGACCAGTTGCGCAAACTCGACCTGCAGCTGGCGCTCAGCCTCGGCCAACTCACCTACGACAAGCACCCCCTCACCGACGTCAACCTCAAGGCCAATGGCCGTGGCGGCCTGATCACCCTGGAGGAAGCGCGTGGCAAACTGCAGGGCGGCAGCTTCGCTGGCAGCGGGCGCATCGACGTGCGCCAGGCCGAGCCGATGATCAGCGTGGAAAAACGCCTCAGCCGTATCCCGCTGGAGCCGCTGTTGAAAAAGGACGATCAGCCGTCGCCGATCAAAGGGCTGCTCGACCTCGACGCCAAGTTCAATACCCGCGGCAACAGCCAGAAGGAGTGGGTCGAGGCACTCAACGGTAACGCCAGCTTCGTACTGAACGACGGCGTGCTGGTCGATGCCAACCTCGAACAGCAACTGTGCCGCGGCATCGCTACCCTCAACCGCAAGTCGCTGAGCAACCCGCCAACCGGCAAGGACACCCCCTTCCGCGAACTCACGGGCAGCCTCAGCGTGCGCGACGGCGTCGCTCACAACCCCGACCTCAAGGCCCAGGTTCCCGGCCTGGCGGTCAGCGGCAATGGCGATCTCGACCTGCGTGTACTGGGTCTCGACTACAGGGTCGGTATCACCATCGAAGGCGACAAGCGTGAAATGCCGGACCCGGCCTGCCAGGTCAACGAACGTTACGTCGGCATCGAATGGCCGCTGCGCTGCCGCGGCCCACTCGAATTGGGCGCCAAGGCCTGCCGCCTGGATCAGGACGGCCTGGGCAAGATCGCTGCACGTCTGGCCGGCAACAAGCTGACCGAGAAGCTGGAAGAGAAACTCGGCGACAAGGTCAGCCCGGATCTGAAAGACGCACTCAAGGGCCTGTTCAACCGATGA
- the mutY gene encoding A/G-specific adenine glycosylase, whose protein sequence is MSPEQFNGAVLAWYDQHGRKDLPWQQNITPYRVWVSEIMLQQTQVSTVLGYFDRFMAALPTVKDLAEAPEDEVLHLWTGLGYYTRARNLQKTAQIIIREHGGEFPRSVEALAELPGIGRSTAGAIASLSMGVRAPILDGNVKRVLARYVAQEGYPGEPKVAKQLWDVAERLTPHERVNHYTQAMMDLGATLCTRSKPTCLLCPVRSGCQAHLLGLEIRYPIPKLRKTLPQKRTLMPILVNDSGDILLYRRPATGLWGGLWSLPELDDLAQLDSLAQQQQLRLGERRELEGLTHTFSHFQLAIEPWLIKATEQPGRVAEADWLWYNLATPPRLGLAAPVKKLLKRAAQAITAGEPT, encoded by the coding sequence ATGAGTCCCGAGCAGTTCAACGGCGCCGTGCTGGCCTGGTACGACCAGCACGGGCGCAAGGATCTGCCCTGGCAGCAGAACATCACGCCGTATCGCGTGTGGGTTTCGGAAATCATGCTGCAGCAGACCCAGGTCAGCACCGTGCTCGGCTACTTCGACCGCTTCATGGCCGCGCTGCCGACCGTGAAAGACCTGGCCGAAGCCCCCGAAGACGAAGTGCTGCACCTGTGGACGGGCCTGGGCTACTACACCCGCGCACGCAACCTGCAGAAGACCGCGCAGATCATCATCCGCGAGCACGGCGGCGAGTTCCCGCGCAGCGTTGAGGCGCTGGCCGAGCTGCCCGGTATCGGCCGCTCCACCGCCGGCGCCATCGCCAGCCTTAGCATGGGCGTGCGTGCGCCGATCCTCGACGGCAACGTCAAGCGCGTGCTGGCGCGCTACGTGGCGCAGGAGGGCTATCCGGGCGAGCCGAAAGTGGCCAAGCAGCTGTGGGACGTGGCCGAGCGCCTCACCCCGCACGAGCGCGTCAACCACTACACCCAGGCGATGATGGACCTCGGCGCCACCCTGTGCACGCGCAGCAAACCCACCTGCCTACTGTGCCCGGTGCGCAGCGGCTGCCAGGCACATCTGCTCGGTCTGGAAATCCGCTATCCCATACCGAAGCTACGCAAGACGCTGCCGCAGAAACGCACCCTGATGCCGATTCTGGTTAACGATTCCGGCGACATCCTGCTCTATCGCCGCCCAGCCACTGGCCTGTGGGGTGGGCTGTGGAGCCTGCCGGAACTGGACGATCTCGCCCAACTCGATAGCCTTGCCCAGCAGCAACAACTGCGCCTCGGCGAGCGCCGCGAACTGGAAGGCCTGACCCACACCTTCAGCCATTTCCAACTGGCCATCGAACCTTGGCTAATCAAGGCCACCGAGCAGCCGGGCCGCGTGGCCGAGGCCGACTGGCTCTGGTATAACCTCGCCACCCCGCCGCGCCTGGGCCTCGCCGCCCCGGTGAAGAAGCTGCTCAAACGCGCGGCGCAAGCCATTACCGCTGGAGAACCGACATGA
- a CDS encoding oxidative damage protection protein: MTRTVQCRKYKQELPGLDRAPYPGAKGEDIFNNVSKQAWDEWQKHQTMLINERRLNMMNAEDRKFLQTEMDKFLSGEEYAQAEGYVPPSE; the protein is encoded by the coding sequence ATGACCCGCACCGTACAGTGCCGCAAATACAAACAGGAACTGCCCGGCCTGGATCGCGCGCCCTACCCCGGCGCCAAAGGCGAAGACATCTTCAATAACGTTTCCAAGCAGGCCTGGGACGAGTGGCAGAAGCACCAGACCATGCTGATCAATGAGCGTCGTCTGAACATGATGAACGCCGAAGACCGCAAGTTCCTGCAGACCGAGATGGACAAGTTCCTCTCTGGCGAGGAATACGCCCAGGCCGAAGGCTACGTACCGCCGAGCGAGTGA
- a CDS encoding type I restriction-modification system subunit M produces the protein MSHSPISQDEINAIIWKSCDTFRGSVDASDYKNYVLTMLFLKYLSDVWQDHYEAYQAKYGNEPALIAAMMKTERFVLPESANFYSLHKNRHLPGNGERIDKALHAIEDANSSKLRDVFQDISFNANKLGEEKSKNDLLRHLLEDFAQPGMNLRPSRIGDLDIIGNAYEFLISRFAAGAGKTAGEFYTPPQVSDLLAELLDPQPGEQICDPACGSASLLMKCGRKVLSKTGSRDYALFGQESIGATWALAKMNLFLHGEDNHRVEWGDSIRNPKLLDASGGLMHFDVVTANPPFSLEKWGIEQAERDKFGRFQRGLPPKTKGDYAFILHMIETLKPGTGRMGVVVPHGVLFRGGSEGKIRQALIEENLLDAVIGLPEKLFFGTGIPAAILLFRKAKSGDDVLFIDASRDFVAGKNQNQLGPQQLERIVAAYRARQHQSRYAERVELQRIRENDYNLNIPRYVDTFKAEEEIDLLAIKAEREELERELLELKREMDGYLKELGYGA, from the coding sequence ATGAGCCATAGCCCGATCAGCCAGGACGAAATCAACGCCATCATCTGGAAGTCCTGCGACACCTTCCGCGGCAGCGTGGATGCCAGCGACTACAAGAACTACGTGCTGACCATGCTGTTTCTCAAGTACCTCAGCGACGTCTGGCAGGATCACTACGAGGCCTACCAGGCCAAGTACGGCAACGAGCCGGCGCTGATCGCCGCGATGATGAAGACCGAGCGCTTCGTGCTGCCCGAGTCGGCCAACTTCTACAGCCTGCACAAGAATCGCCACCTGCCCGGCAACGGCGAGCGTATCGACAAGGCCCTGCACGCCATCGAAGACGCCAACAGCAGCAAGCTGCGCGACGTATTCCAGGACATCAGCTTCAACGCCAACAAGCTCGGCGAGGAAAAGAGCAAGAACGACCTGCTGCGCCACCTGCTGGAAGACTTCGCCCAGCCGGGGATGAACCTGCGCCCCTCGCGCATCGGCGATCTGGACATCATCGGCAACGCCTACGAATTTCTGATTTCGCGCTTTGCCGCCGGCGCCGGCAAGACCGCCGGTGAGTTCTATACCCCGCCGCAAGTCAGCGACCTGCTGGCCGAACTGCTCGACCCGCAGCCGGGCGAGCAGATTTGCGACCCAGCGTGCGGCTCGGCCTCGCTGCTGATGAAGTGCGGGCGCAAGGTGCTGAGCAAGACCGGCTCGCGCGACTACGCCCTGTTCGGCCAGGAGTCCATCGGCGCCACCTGGGCGCTGGCGAAAATGAACCTGTTCCTGCATGGCGAGGACAACCACCGGGTCGAATGGGGCGACAGCATCCGCAACCCGAAACTGCTGGATGCCAGCGGCGGCCTGATGCATTTCGACGTGGTCACGGCCAACCCGCCCTTCTCCCTGGAGAAATGGGGCATCGAACAGGCCGAGCGCGACAAGTTCGGCCGCTTCCAGCGCGGCCTGCCGCCGAAGACCAAGGGCGACTACGCCTTTATCCTGCATATGATCGAAACGCTGAAACCCGGCACTGGCCGCATGGGCGTGGTGGTGCCCCACGGCGTGCTGTTCCGTGGCGGCAGCGAAGGCAAGATCCGCCAGGCGTTGATCGAAGAAAACCTGCTGGACGCCGTGATCGGCCTGCCGGAAAAACTCTTCTTCGGCACCGGCATCCCGGCCGCCATCCTGCTGTTCCGCAAGGCCAAGAGCGGCGACGACGTACTGTTTATCGACGCCTCGCGCGACTTCGTCGCTGGCAAGAACCAGAACCAGCTGGGGCCGCAGCAGCTTGAGCGCATCGTCGCCGCCTACCGTGCCCGACAGCACCAGAGCCGCTACGCGGAACGGGTCGAGCTGCAGCGCATCCGCGAGAACGACTACAACCTGAATATCCCGCGCTATGTGGATACCTTCAAGGCCGAAGAAGAAATCGACCTGCTGGCGATCAAGGCTGAGCGTGAAGAGTTGGAGCGGGAGCTGTTGGAGCTAAAGCGGGAGATGGATGGGTATTTGAAGGAGCTGGGTTATGGTGCCTGA
- a CDS encoding restriction endonuclease subunit S: MVPDSWVIKDLGDIATISSGGTPSRSQSEYWDGDIPWVTTAEINFGTITKTAQKITSLGMQCSSAKLFPKNTILMAMYGQGKTRGQVAKLSIEATTNQACAAIILKSGYSHEYLFQYLQSEYENIRGMSNGGSQNNLSAGLIKEIPVPVPPFAEQTKIAQILSTWDKAIATTERLLANSKQQKQALIQHLLTGQKRLRGFSQNWRRASVASCLLGSSLRNTNSRLSVEDVMSVNKTDGMIPMREQTIGKSIDRYKIVKPGWFAYNPMRINVGSICRWHKETDCLVSPDYVVFECNEEVLLGAYFDHFRRSESWTSYMESAGNGSVRVRIYLTDLSQLEIPLPSLPEQQKIAQVLSTADAEIANLQAQLDKLKLEKKALMQQLLTGKRRVRLDDEEEDLAPIRRVG, from the coding sequence ATGGTGCCTGATAGCTGGGTCATCAAAGACCTTGGTGATATAGCCACTATTTCCTCTGGTGGTACCCCCAGCCGTTCCCAGAGCGAATACTGGGATGGAGATATTCCCTGGGTTACAACAGCAGAAATCAACTTCGGCACGATTACCAAGACAGCCCAAAAGATCACTTCATTGGGCATGCAGTGTTCATCGGCAAAATTATTCCCGAAAAACACCATCTTGATGGCCATGTACGGCCAGGGTAAAACACGCGGCCAAGTTGCTAAGCTAAGTATAGAGGCAACAACCAACCAGGCCTGCGCAGCGATAATTCTCAAAAGCGGCTACTCACACGAATACCTCTTTCAGTACCTACAGTCCGAGTATGAAAATATTCGTGGCATGAGCAATGGTGGCAGCCAAAACAACCTGAGCGCCGGTTTAATTAAAGAAATTCCAGTTCCTGTACCGCCATTCGCAGAACAAACCAAGATCGCCCAAATCCTTTCCACCTGGGACAAAGCCATCGCCACCACCGAGCGTCTGCTTGCCAATAGCAAGCAGCAGAAGCAGGCCCTGATACAGCACTTACTGACAGGGCAAAAGCGCTTACGGGGCTTTTCGCAGAATTGGCGTAGAGCCTCTGTTGCAAGCTGCTTACTGGGCTCTAGTCTACGTAACACAAACTCCAGGCTGAGCGTAGAAGACGTCATGTCGGTCAATAAAACCGACGGCATGATCCCGATGAGGGAGCAGACCATCGGCAAGTCGATTGATCGCTATAAAATCGTCAAGCCTGGCTGGTTCGCTTACAACCCCATGCGTATTAACGTTGGCTCTATTTGTCGCTGGCATAAAGAAACCGACTGCCTAGTCAGCCCAGACTATGTCGTATTCGAGTGCAATGAAGAGGTACTGCTTGGCGCCTACTTCGATCACTTCCGAAGGTCGGAGTCATGGACAAGCTATATGGAGAGTGCTGGAAATGGCAGCGTTCGAGTCCGAATCTATCTCACCGATTTGAGCCAGCTTGAAATTCCGCTGCCATCACTCCCCGAACAACAAAAAATCGCCCAGGTACTCTCCACCGCCGATGCCGAAATCGCCAATCTGCAAGCCCAGCTGGACAAGCTGAAGCTGGAGAAAAAGGCCCTGATGCAACAACTGCTGACCGGCAAACGCCGGGTGCGCCTGGACGACGAGGAAGAGGATCTGGCGCCGATCCGTAGGGTGGGTTAG
- a CDS encoding UPF0149 family protein, giving the protein MHDTPLTPEELDFLDAALLDHGNDDSVLGISELDGFFTALVSGPEAVMPSTWLPELWGGVLPTFASIDEEQAVLSLLLRHMNDIASLLMTQPEHFTALFYENEHQGKPVTVIEEWCFGYMRGVDLGQWPPLPEPQASQLEAIALHGREEHFDKLDGLSLEQHQALVDGIEPAAIALHAYWLSLRSTQPANAPAHSVKMPGRNEPCICGSGKKFKHCCLH; this is encoded by the coding sequence ATGCACGACACACCGCTAACGCCGGAAGAACTGGATTTTCTCGACGCCGCCTTGCTGGATCACGGCAACGATGACTCGGTGCTCGGTATCTCCGAACTGGACGGCTTCTTTACCGCGCTGGTTTCCGGCCCCGAAGCGGTGATGCCCAGCACCTGGCTGCCGGAGCTGTGGGGCGGCGTGCTGCCGACCTTTGCCAGTATCGACGAAGAACAGGCCGTGCTAAGCCTGCTGCTGCGCCATATGAACGATATCGCCAGCCTGCTGATGACCCAGCCCGAACACTTCACCGCGCTGTTCTACGAGAACGAACACCAGGGCAAGCCCGTGACCGTGATCGAGGAATGGTGCTTCGGCTATATGCGTGGCGTCGATCTGGGCCAATGGCCGCCACTACCGGAACCCCAGGCCAGCCAGCTAGAGGCCATCGCCCTGCATGGCCGCGAAGAACACTTCGACAAGCTCGATGGCCTGAGCCTGGAACAACACCAGGCCCTGGTCGACGGTATCGAACCCGCCGCCATCGCCCTGCATGCCTACTGGCTGTCCCTGCGCAGCACCCAACCAGCAAACGCTCCGGCGCACTCAGTCAAGATGCCGGGGCGTAACGAGCCCTGCATCTGTGGCAGCGGCAAGAAGTTCAAGCACTGCTGCCTACACTGA
- a CDS encoding ATP-binding protein, with translation MQSVESLLAELRALDEHPRIEAKRASQAGASIMQSICAFANEPGLGGGYLLLGIGEPDATHAEFWVEGVADVDKLLNEIQGNCREQFESAIAIHSQTALIDGQRVVALYVPELDAAAKPCIFKGRFDSKNKRKTGVWRRGLNGDYECSQQELEPLLLAKSGMSFEQVILPDAEWDDLDDGAIALYRQLRARVRPQAEELLAGDEEMLRALNLVKRIDGHWRPNVAGLLLLGKPLALRRLLPAVRVDYVRIQGTQWVEDPEQRFATTQDFREPLLRLIVRLEATILDDMPRHFRLREGETQRSDQPLLPQKVIREAVVNALMHRDYQVNQPTLVVRYSNRLEIRNAGYSLKPTALLGEMGSQLRNPIIAAVLYDLDFAETKGTGIRTMRRLLQELGLTAPVFSSHQLENQFTAIYLLHQLLGEQQLRWLQQFSHLHLSADEAKALLLAAETGAVDNAALRAISDLDTLAASQILGRLHHQRGLLVKGGAGPATYYQLAELPGLPLFPEEGADEPNTGDLGANTSDLRVNTSDLEANTSDLRVNTSDLAPDTGELPEPLLAALATISPKARKHKLWPLILWLCSIRPHNAEQLARHLNRQVVALKTGHLNPLREQQGLLEYLYPEVINHPQQAYVTSAAGRLWLAEQGIVL, from the coding sequence ATGCAAAGCGTTGAGTCCCTGCTCGCCGAACTGCGCGCGCTCGACGAGCACCCGCGCATCGAAGCCAAACGCGCCAGCCAGGCCGGCGCCTCGATCATGCAAAGCATCTGCGCCTTCGCCAATGAACCAGGCCTGGGCGGTGGTTATCTGCTGCTGGGGATAGGCGAGCCGGACGCAACGCACGCCGAGTTTTGGGTCGAGGGCGTCGCCGATGTCGACAAGCTGCTGAACGAGATTCAGGGCAACTGCCGCGAGCAGTTCGAGAGCGCCATCGCCATACATAGCCAGACAGCGCTGATCGATGGCCAGCGCGTGGTGGCGCTGTATGTGCCGGAGCTGGATGCCGCCGCCAAACCCTGCATCTTCAAGGGCAGGTTCGACAGCAAGAACAAGCGCAAGACCGGCGTGTGGCGACGCGGCCTGAACGGCGACTACGAGTGCTCGCAACAGGAGCTGGAGCCACTGCTGCTGGCCAAGTCGGGTATGAGCTTCGAACAGGTGATCCTGCCGGACGCCGAGTGGGATGACCTCGATGACGGCGCCATCGCCCTGTATCGGCAGCTACGTGCCCGTGTGCGCCCACAGGCCGAGGAGTTGCTGGCCGGCGATGAGGAAATGCTGCGCGCGCTGAATCTGGTCAAGCGCATCGACGGGCACTGGCGGCCAAATGTGGCGGGCCTGCTACTGTTGGGCAAGCCGCTGGCGCTGCGCCGCCTGCTGCCAGCCGTGCGGGTGGACTATGTGCGCATCCAGGGCACGCAGTGGGTCGAAGACCCTGAACAGCGCTTCGCCACCACCCAGGATTTTCGCGAGCCGCTGCTGCGCCTGATCGTCCGCCTGGAGGCGACCATTCTCGACGACATGCCGCGACACTTCCGTTTGCGCGAAGGCGAAACCCAGCGCTCCGACCAGCCGTTGCTGCCGCAGAAGGTGATCCGCGAAGCGGTGGTCAATGCGCTGATGCACCGCGACTATCAGGTCAACCAGCCGACGCTGGTGGTGCGTTACAGCAATCGCCTGGAAATCCGCAATGCCGGCTATTCGCTCAAGCCCACCGCACTGCTCGGCGAAATGGGCTCACAGTTGCGCAACCCGATCATCGCTGCGGTGCTGTATGACCTGGATTTTGCCGAAACCAAGGGCACGGGCATCCGCACCATGCGCCGTCTGCTGCAGGAACTGGGGCTGACCGCGCCGGTGTTCAGCAGCCATCAGTTGGAAAACCAGTTCACTGCCATTTACCTGCTGCACCAGTTGCTGGGCGAGCAGCAGTTGCGCTGGCTGCAGCAGTTCAGCCATCTGCACCTGAGCGCCGACGAAGCCAAGGCGCTGCTGCTGGCGGCGGAAACCGGCGCAGTGGACAACGCCGCGCTGCGCGCCATCAGCGATCTGGATACCCTGGCCGCCAGCCAGATTCTGGGACGTCTGCATCATCAACGCGGCCTGCTGGTAAAAGGCGGCGCGGGGCCGGCGACCTATTACCAACTGGCCGAGCTGCCAGGCCTGCCGCTGTTCCCGGAGGAAGGCGCAGACGAGCCAAATACGGGTGACCTCGGAGCAAATACGAGTGACCTCAGGGTAAATACGAGTGACCTCGAGGCAAATACGAGTGACCTCAGGGTAAATACGAGTGACCTCGCCCCTGATACGGGCGAGCTGCCCGAGCCGCTGCTCGCAGCATTGGCAACGATTTCACCCAAGGCCCGCAAGCACAAGCTTTGGCCGTTGATTCTCTGGCTATGCAGCATCCGCCCACACAATGCGGAGCAATTGGCCAGACACTTGAATCGTCAGGTGGTGGCACTGAAAACCGGCCACCTGAACCCATTGCGCGAGCAGCAAGGCCTGCTGGAATACCTGTACCCCGAAGTGATCAACCACCCACAGCAGGCCTATGTCACCAGCGCTGCTGGTCGCCTGTGGCTGGCAGAACAAGGAATAGTGCTGTGA